Proteins from a genomic interval of Nocardioidaceae bacterium:
- a CDS encoding holo-ACP synthase, with the protein MSPATGVGVDVVGISAFAAQLGAPGTRFAAVFTPGERRTATSRPHPDASLAARWAAKEAVVKAWSASRFGRADVIGRDHLDWREIEVRSDALGRVAIRLHGAVADALTGHEVLVSLSHDAEADVACAYAVLIPRRPTTEETTA; encoded by the coding sequence CTGAGCCCGGCCACGGGAGTCGGCGTGGACGTCGTCGGCATCAGCGCCTTCGCCGCCCAGCTGGGCGCGCCGGGCACCCGGTTCGCCGCGGTGTTCACGCCCGGGGAGCGGCGTACGGCTACCTCCCGCCCCCACCCCGACGCCAGCCTGGCGGCGCGGTGGGCGGCCAAGGAGGCCGTGGTCAAGGCGTGGTCGGCAAGCCGCTTCGGTCGCGCCGACGTCATCGGCCGCGACCACCTCGACTGGCGTGAGATCGAGGTGCGCTCCGACGCCCTGGGCCGGGTCGCGATCCGCCTGCACGGCGCGGTCGCCGACGCCCTCACCGGACACGAGGTCCTCGTGTCCCTCAGCCACGACGCCGAGGCCGACGTCGCCTGCGCGTACGCCGTGCTGATCCCGCGCAGACCCACCACCGAGGAGACCACCGCATGA
- a CDS encoding TetR family transcriptional regulator: MPRRRPTQERGHRRFDAILTAARTLLTEVGIESFTADQVASRAGVPIGSVYQFFGNKHAIVCELDRLDTRHVMDALADFAAEIPSLDWAELLEKLLDHLAGLWRTDPSRRAVWLAMQSVPATRSLAAQHERELAAEVTRLLAPLTPGSAIAHRQSIAEVLVHVTYSMLNFSIRDGQSHPDAVVQLKMMLTGYLVRAEADAAARRA; this comes from the coding sequence CTGCCGCGCCGTCGTCCGACGCAGGAACGGGGTCACCGGCGCTTCGACGCGATCCTCACCGCGGCCCGGACCCTGCTCACCGAGGTCGGCATCGAGTCCTTCACCGCCGACCAGGTCGCCTCCCGGGCGGGGGTGCCGATCGGGTCAGTGTACCAGTTCTTCGGCAACAAGCACGCCATCGTCTGCGAGCTCGACCGGCTCGACACCCGGCACGTCATGGACGCGCTCGCCGACTTCGCCGCCGAGATCCCCAGCCTCGACTGGGCCGAGCTGCTGGAGAAGCTCCTCGACCACCTCGCGGGGCTCTGGCGCACCGACCCCTCGCGCCGGGCGGTATGGCTGGCGATGCAGTCCGTGCCCGCGACGCGCAGCCTCGCCGCCCAGCACGAGCGAGAGCTCGCCGCCGAGGTCACCCGTCTGCTCGCGCCGCTGACACCGGGGTCGGCCATCGCGCACCGGCAGAGCATCGCCGAGGTGCTCGTGCACGTCACCTACTCGATGCTCAACTTCTCGATCCGCGACGGCCAGTCGCACCCCGATGCCGTCGTGCAGCTGAAGATGATGCTGACCGGCTACCTCGTGCGCGCCGAGGCCGACGCCGCAGCCCGACGGGCCTGA